In the genome of Halapricum salinum, one region contains:
- a CDS encoding class I SAM-dependent methyltransferase, whose protein sequence is MGFHTFDSDRANRLEDPTRFKYVSVDELLALFDPTPDSIVADLGSGTGFYTDEIAPYAGHLYAVDVQQAMHEHYREQGVPETVDLVTAEVADLPFDDDGLDGVVSTMTYHEFASDAALSELARVCRPGARVGIADWTADGAGERGPPLEERFDAEAAANAFEAAGFDVERAQDRRETFVISARLE, encoded by the coding sequence ATGGGCTTTCATACCTTCGACAGCGACCGAGCCAATCGACTGGAAGATCCGACCCGATTCAAGTACGTCTCCGTCGACGAACTCCTCGCTCTGTTCGACCCTACACCCGACTCGATTGTCGCCGATCTCGGTAGCGGAACCGGCTTCTACACCGACGAAATCGCCCCATACGCCGGGCACCTCTACGCCGTCGACGTCCAACAAGCGATGCACGAACACTACCGCGAACAAGGCGTCCCCGAAACCGTCGACCTCGTCACCGCCGAAGTCGCCGATCTCCCGTTCGACGACGACGGTCTCGATGGGGTCGTCTCGACGATGACCTATCACGAGTTCGCGAGCGACGCCGCACTCTCCGAACTGGCCCGCGTCTGTCGACCCGGCGCTCGCGTCGGTATCGCAGACTGGACCGCCGACGGTGCGGGCGAACGCGGCCCACCCCTCGAGGAGCGATTCGACGCCGAGGCCGCCGCGAACGCCTTCGAAGCGGCCGGCTTCGACGTCGAACGCGCCCAGGATCGCCGCGAGACGTTCGTCATCTCTGCGAGATTGGAATAA
- a CDS encoding HEWD family protein, translating into MATIVPPRARTCERCGREDTWDDERETWAIREADGEKLAGDPHCLHEWDINGAYNPFEA; encoded by the coding sequence ATGGCGACGATCGTACCTCCGCGGGCGCGGACGTGTGAGCGGTGCGGGCGCGAAGACACCTGGGACGACGAGCGCGAGACCTGGGCCATCCGGGAAGCCGACGGCGAGAAGCTCGCCGGCGATCCACACTGTCTCCACGAGTGGGACATCAACGGCGCGTACAACCCCTTCGAGGCGTAG
- the cutA gene encoding divalent-cation tolerance protein CutA — MPTVYITAPPDAAGELSRTLVEERLAACVNRVDCASTYWWDGEVHDDEEVILLAKTTADRYEVLVERVESLHPYDVPCIERFDEDDVLDAFAEWREQSVSE, encoded by the coding sequence ATGCCGACGGTCTACATCACTGCCCCGCCCGACGCGGCCGGGGAGCTTTCCCGGACGCTCGTCGAAGAGCGACTGGCCGCGTGTGTCAACCGCGTCGACTGTGCGTCGACCTACTGGTGGGACGGCGAAGTCCACGACGACGAGGAAGTGATCCTGCTGGCGAAGACGACCGCAGATCGCTACGAGGTGTTGGTCGAACGCGTCGAATCGCTTCATCCCTACGACGTCCCGTGCATCGAGCGCTTCGACGAGGACGACGTGCTCGACGCCTTCGCGGAGTGGCGCGAACAGAGCGTCTCGGAGTGA
- a CDS encoding pyridoxal phosphate-dependent aminotransferase: MDYETPQFYRVMQYAAQADRDVVDMVSGSPDWDPPATLRDGLRAYADAPADDYQYPPSVGLRPLREEIARRRGVPVEQIIITNGAGEANHLAMAGGFEAFGGTEILLADPVYPYYAGRANFLGAATRYVAAETDGQLDPTALRKAASEETSVIVVNSPNNPTGAVYPESAIREFVAIAEDCGALLVSDEVYDHFDYSGEFASALDVDSEQRIVTDAFSKTMAVTGLRVGYAIITDDDLRDRARTRHMLTTVTGSRPAQYAVAHALEATPPSYYSGVRERVRGRIDRLTDALDSIGAEYTDPDGGFYVMARFPEFGGGFDDVYELIDAAGVAGMPGAAFGESFEDWIRFSVCTDRVETAAARLEAYFE; encoded by the coding sequence ATGGACTACGAGACGCCGCAGTTCTACCGGGTGATGCAGTATGCTGCCCAGGCGGACCGTGACGTCGTCGACATGGTCAGCGGCAGCCCTGACTGGGACCCGCCCGCCACGTTGCGTGACGGTCTTCGTGCGTATGCGGACGCGCCCGCCGACGACTACCAGTACCCGCCCAGCGTCGGCCTGCGCCCGCTCCGAGAAGAGATCGCCCGCCGCCGCGGGGTGCCGGTCGAGCAGATCATCATCACCAACGGCGCGGGCGAGGCCAACCACCTCGCGATGGCCGGCGGCTTCGAGGCGTTTGGGGGAACCGAGATTCTGCTCGCGGATCCGGTGTATCCCTACTACGCCGGCCGTGCGAACTTCCTGGGTGCGGCAACGCGCTACGTCGCCGCCGAGACCGACGGCCAACTCGATCCGACGGCCCTGCGGAAGGCAGCCAGCGAGGAGACGAGTGTGATCGTCGTGAACTCCCCCAACAATCCCACGGGGGCGGTCTATCCCGAGTCCGCGATACGGGAGTTCGTGGCGATTGCAGAGGACTGTGGGGCGCTGCTCGTGAGCGACGAAGTCTACGATCACTTCGACTACTCGGGTGAGTTTGCGAGCGCCCTCGACGTCGACTCCGAGCAGCGGATCGTCACCGACGCCTTCTCGAAGACCATGGCCGTGACGGGGTTGCGTGTGGGGTACGCCATCATCACGGACGACGACCTTCGGGATCGGGCGCGAACCAGACACATGCTGACGACCGTGACTGGGAGTCGACCCGCTCAGTACGCCGTTGCCCACGCCCTGGAGGCGACGCCGCCGAGTTACTACTCGGGCGTCCGCGAGCGCGTTCGCGGGCGGATCGACCGCCTGACAGACGCGCTCGATTCGATCGGGGCGGAGTACACTGATCCAGACGGCGGCTTCTACGTCATGGCTCGATTTCCCGAGTTCGGTGGCGGGTTCGACGACGTGTACGAGTTGATCGACGCGGCCGGCGTGGCGGGGATGCCCGGCGCGGCCTTCGGTGAGTCATTCGAAGATTGGATTCGATTTTCGGTGTGTACGGACCGCGTCGAGACGGCTGCCGCGAGGCTGGAGGCCTATTTCGAGTGA
- a CDS encoding DUF7333 family protein: MEFDTLTTAVAFVALIAVGVGGTSMTPMTLETTLMMVAPSAVIFGGIVLFLGVKHGEWRARNV; encoded by the coding sequence ATGGAGTTCGATACCCTCACTACGGCTGTCGCGTTCGTCGCACTGATCGCCGTCGGCGTCGGCGGGACCTCGATGACGCCGATGACACTGGAGACGACGCTGATGATGGTCGCGCCCTCCGCGGTCATCTTCGGTGGGATCGTGTTGTTCCTGGGTGTCAAGCACGGCGAATGGCGTGCTCGAAACGTCTAG
- a CDS encoding ATP-dependent DNA helicase, translated as MADPDWEPYFGFDEPYESQSDAIEAAIDVAQRQGYLAMEGPCGTGKTMAALTAAATLLREGDHYENVVVVTPVKQQLQQFVDDLRTLNAGLQEPLSGISLVGKRDLCPYGREDVFPPDRSVHDRCEDLRENTAHLIESDGEGGSEPPAAEGAVGGATDEIWWDPEVASELAKAARADATGQQALGDALATAGATSPYRKSQPTAPEDIGGDDPPLYCPFEADWYARNKASPVDFTAGEQCVVTAEDYLPAATDRGTCPHRAMSTLLSHAEVVIGNYNHLFDPDSRALLADVLDERTFVIVDEAHRLEGRVRDLLSDRVGRQTLVQARNDCHQLLQRARQTDDHHAQVEARLTSHEVNLDAVEQARDFYDDVIRWLDDRVERALDEEAGRDWRANPDSLPEHDIEIPLRDPETVETDELTEWATDRDYTGSLWRTLPKVGAAVEDTMDQLGIARQPVCAAVGVVMSRWWERDHATKLREIELEHSPTEDQRVEGWQREYTAGLVLFDCMPREALREIFDALGGGMLMSATLSPLSVFTQVAGLDGLRTGEGADDDTQDPGRPVESRSYPLRFPESNRASWIVDASPYTARNRGDPTQNETEWTKTRDEYAHVLRTVARSPGNVLIAMPNYREAAWAGEYLQDVVDKPVLVDESTGNEATEALKQRFFDGEGKVIVTSTRGTLTEGVDYDGAKLSTAAVIGIPLVNVGSPRVRAVRRAYGDAFGEDKAFEYALTVPAVRRARQAIGRVIRGTDEVGVRVLAGRRFSEGVRHSVHGFLSPAEQEEFVRMTPDFLSGKIERFWADR; from the coding sequence ATGGCCGACCCCGACTGGGAGCCCTACTTCGGCTTCGACGAGCCCTACGAGAGCCAGAGCGACGCCATCGAGGCAGCCATCGACGTCGCACAGCGACAGGGCTACCTGGCGATGGAAGGCCCCTGCGGGACCGGCAAGACGATGGCCGCGCTCACCGCCGCGGCGACCCTGCTCCGGGAGGGCGACCACTACGAGAACGTCGTCGTCGTGACGCCCGTCAAACAGCAACTCCAGCAGTTCGTCGACGACCTCCGAACGCTGAACGCCGGCTTGCAGGAACCACTCTCCGGGATCTCGCTCGTCGGCAAGCGCGACCTCTGCCCGTACGGCCGCGAAGACGTCTTCCCCCCGGATCGCAGCGTCCACGACCGCTGTGAGGACCTCCGGGAGAACACGGCTCACCTGATCGAGAGCGACGGCGAAGGGGGCAGTGAACCTCCGGCTGCAGAGGGTGCAGTCGGCGGCGCGACAGACGAGATCTGGTGGGATCCCGAAGTGGCGAGCGAACTCGCCAAAGCTGCTCGTGCGGACGCCACAGGTCAGCAAGCACTTGGCGACGCCCTCGCGACAGCCGGAGCCACCTCACCCTACCGGAAGAGCCAGCCGACCGCGCCCGAGGACATCGGGGGCGACGACCCACCCCTCTATTGCCCGTTCGAGGCCGACTGGTACGCCCGGAACAAGGCCTCGCCCGTCGACTTCACCGCTGGCGAGCAGTGTGTCGTCACCGCTGAAGACTATCTCCCCGCCGCGACGGACCGCGGGACGTGCCCGCATCGTGCGATGAGCACCCTGCTCTCGCATGCCGAGGTCGTGATCGGCAACTACAACCACCTGTTCGATCCCGACTCGCGCGCGCTGCTCGCGGACGTCCTCGACGAGCGAACCTTCGTCATCGTCGACGAGGCCCACAGATTAGAGGGGCGCGTCCGTGATCTCCTCTCGGACAGGGTCGGCCGGCAGACGCTCGTCCAGGCCAGAAACGACTGCCACCAGCTCCTTCAGCGCGCCCGCCAGACCGACGACCACCACGCGCAGGTCGAGGCCCGGCTCACCAGCCACGAGGTGAACCTCGACGCGGTCGAGCAGGCCCGCGATTTCTACGACGACGTGATTCGGTGGCTCGACGACCGCGTCGAACGCGCACTCGACGAGGAGGCGGGACGCGACTGGCGCGCGAATCCCGACAGCCTCCCCGAGCACGACATCGAAATCCCGCTCCGAGACCCCGAGACCGTCGAGACCGACGAACTGACCGAGTGGGCCACCGATCGCGACTACACCGGCTCACTCTGGCGGACCCTCCCGAAAGTCGGCGCGGCAGTCGAGGATACGATGGACCAGCTCGGGATCGCCCGCCAGCCCGTCTGTGCCGCCGTTGGCGTCGTGATGTCCCGGTGGTGGGAGCGCGATCACGCCACCAAGTTGCGAGAGATCGAACTCGAACACAGCCCGACCGAGGACCAGCGCGTCGAGGGGTGGCAACGCGAGTACACCGCGGGACTGGTCCTGTTCGACTGCATGCCACGGGAGGCGCTACGCGAGATATTCGACGCGCTCGGCGGCGGCATGCTGATGAGCGCGACGCTCTCGCCGCTGTCAGTATTTACCCAGGTGGCGGGTCTGGACGGGCTTCGGACTGGCGAAGGGGCAGACGACGACACACAGGACCCCGGACGCCCGGTCGAGTCCAGGTCCTATCCCTTGCGATTCCCAGAATCGAACCGTGCGAGCTGGATCGTCGACGCCAGCCCCTACACCGCGCGAAACCGCGGCGACCCGACCCAGAACGAGACCGAGTGGACCAAGACTCGCGACGAGTACGCCCACGTCCTCAGAACTGTGGCGCGCAGCCCGGGCAACGTCCTGATCGCGATGCCGAACTACCGCGAGGCCGCCTGGGCCGGCGAATACCTCCAGGACGTGGTCGACAAGCCCGTGCTCGTCGACGAGAGTACGGGCAACGAGGCGACCGAGGCGCTCAAACAGCGCTTTTTCGACGGCGAGGGCAAGGTGATCGTCACGAGTACGCGCGGCACCCTGACGGAGGGCGTCGACTACGACGGCGCGAAGCTCTCGACGGCCGCCGTGATCGGAATCCCGCTCGTGAACGTCGGCTCGCCGCGCGTCCGGGCGGTCCGACGGGCCTACGGCGACGCCTTCGGCGAGGACAAGGCCTTCGAGTACGCCCTGACCGTGCCCGCAGTCCGAAGAGCCCGCCAGGCGATCGGGCGCGTGATTCGTGGCACAGATGAAGTCGGTGTCAGGGTGCTCGCGGGCCGACGCTTCTCCGAGGGTGTGCGCCACAGCGTCCACGGCTTTCTCTCGCCGGCCGAACAGGAGGAGTTCGTGCGGATGACGCCCGATTTCCTCTCGGGGAAGATCGAGCGGTTCTGGGCCGATCGGTGA
- a CDS encoding beta-propeller domain-containing protein, which produces MRDVKLGAIVAVALLVGSAVGAGVATVGLSDDGAKTNSVDGPTTSDDGPSDGPDMAERGVETFDSASDFQSYVRNGQQSRSGGLWGTIGPRVDLAVETTTFQADAARVSESGGSDTVDRHSSTNVQEQGIDEPDRLKTTGELMYYADRPIYRVQPFLERRDDADRRWQPPGSTHIIDSSEPAAPQQIAGINQSGNLLLSNDSLVVFQGSRLVGYDVSDAENPERIWTRTINGSVETARLVDGRIYLVTSSSVSAGSPCPVVPLSGPGGRIDCTSIYHPRQQIPVDVTYTAYTLDPSDGAVQDSVSVVGTQDRSAIYMSDNALYITYTQRTPRGELLGDAILSAQIDAPDWVENRVREVRSYNLSARATQIEIEAAINQWLQGVPEDEREQLRDDYQKGLESYVQNHRRTLTTTGIARIGVGDGLSVEATGQVPGEPLNQFSMDEHNGSLRIATTIPRQFGTKSVNDLYTLEADSLDRQGSVQGMGVDQRVYSVRYVGDTAYVVTFRQIDPFHVIDLSDPSDPEELGELELPGYSSYLHPIDEDHVLGIGEEDGRVKATLFDVTDKSTPTIDDTYYPGAGWSSIAESHHAFLIDRKHEVFFLPGNDHGYVVDYTDSELTEQTQVEIGGQPQRAAYVDDYLYVFSDRELVVMDETDWSRETSLDLDSE; this is translated from the coding sequence ATGCGAGACGTGAAACTGGGGGCAATCGTCGCTGTCGCGTTGCTCGTCGGCTCGGCGGTGGGGGCCGGCGTCGCGACGGTGGGATTGTCCGACGACGGAGCGAAGACGAACAGTGTCGACGGGCCGACGACCTCGGACGACGGGCCATCAGATGGACCGGATATGGCCGAACGTGGCGTCGAGACCTTCGATAGTGCCAGCGATTTTCAGTCCTACGTCAGGAACGGCCAGCAGTCACGATCAGGCGGCCTCTGGGGAACGATCGGGCCACGAGTCGATCTGGCAGTGGAGACGACGACTTTTCAGGCCGACGCGGCTCGGGTCAGCGAGAGCGGGGGCTCAGACACGGTGGACCGCCACTCCTCGACGAACGTCCAGGAACAGGGGATCGACGAACCGGACCGGCTCAAGACGACCGGCGAGTTGATGTACTACGCCGACCGGCCGATCTATCGCGTCCAGCCGTTTCTCGAACGACGTGACGACGCCGATCGACGCTGGCAGCCACCAGGATCGACCCATATCATCGACTCCAGTGAGCCCGCCGCACCGCAGCAGATCGCCGGGATCAACCAGAGCGGAAACCTCCTGCTGTCGAACGACTCGCTGGTCGTCTTCCAGGGAAGTCGACTCGTCGGCTACGACGTGAGCGACGCCGAGAATCCCGAGCGAATCTGGACCCGGACGATCAACGGCAGCGTCGAGACCGCGCGGCTCGTCGACGGCCGGATCTACCTCGTGACGAGTTCGTCAGTTTCTGCCGGGAGTCCGTGCCCGGTCGTCCCGCTGAGCGGGCCCGGTGGTCGGATCGACTGCACGTCGATCTACCACCCGCGCCAGCAGATCCCCGTCGACGTGACCTATACCGCCTACACGCTCGATCCGAGCGACGGCGCAGTCCAGGATAGCGTCAGCGTCGTGGGCACGCAGGATCGCTCGGCGATTTACATGTCCGATAACGCGCTCTACATCACCTACACCCAGCGGACACCGCGAGGCGAGCTGCTGGGCGACGCCATCCTCTCGGCACAGATCGACGCGCCCGACTGGGTCGAGAATCGAGTTCGCGAGGTTCGGTCGTACAACCTCTCGGCGCGAGCGACCCAGATCGAGATCGAGGCGGCCATCAACCAGTGGCTGCAGGGCGTCCCCGAAGACGAACGCGAGCAACTCCGCGATGACTACCAGAAGGGATTGGAGTCCTACGTCCAGAATCATCGCCGCACTCTCACGACGACCGGAATCGCCCGGATCGGCGTCGGTGACGGCCTCTCGGTCGAGGCCACTGGACAGGTTCCCGGCGAGCCGCTGAACCAGTTCTCGATGGACGAACACAACGGCAGCCTGCGGATCGCGACGACGATTCCACGCCAGTTCGGTACGAAGAGCGTCAACGACCTCTATACGCTTGAGGCTGACTCGCTGGACCGACAAGGTTCAGTGCAGGGCATGGGCGTCGACCAGCGCGTCTATTCGGTGCGCTACGTCGGTGACACTGCGTACGTCGTCACGTTCCGCCAGATCGATCCGTTCCACGTGATCGATCTCTCCGACCCGAGCGACCCCGAAGAGCTGGGCGAACTCGAACTCCCGGGATACTCCTCGTATCTCCACCCGATCGACGAGGATCACGTCCTCGGGATCGGGGAGGAAGACGGCCGCGTCAAGGCGACACTGTTCGACGTGACTGACAAGAGCACCCCCACGATCGACGACACCTACTATCCCGGAGCGGGCTGGTCGTCCATCGCCGAATCGCACCACGCGTTCCTCATCGACCGCAAACACGAGGTGTTCTTCCTGCCCGGGAACGACCACGGCTACGTGGTCGACTACACCGACAGCGAACTCACCGAGCAGACGCAGGTCGAGATCGGGGGCCAGCCCCAGCGCGCAGCCTACGTCGACGACTACCTCTACGTCTTCAGCGACCGCGAACTGGTCGTGATGGACGAGACCGACTGGTCACGAGAGACCTCGCTGGACCTCGATTCTGAATAG
- a CDS encoding DUF7563 family protein, which translates to MPSCQNCGEFVTEAYVRVFTPEESAGEGPRVCPYCEDKLRDGADVREARSSRS; encoded by the coding sequence ATGCCATCCTGTCAGAACTGCGGCGAGTTCGTCACTGAGGCGTACGTCCGGGTATTCACACCCGAAGAGAGCGCAGGAGAGGGGCCACGGGTCTGTCCCTACTGTGAAGACAAGCTGCGGGACGGCGCAGACGTCCGCGAGGCACGGTCGTCGCGAAGCTGA
- a CDS encoding ArsA family ATPase: MTDIDVEPVEQIDDEAVPVGVEAPDYVLYGGKGGVGKTTMAAATGLASARDGTATLVVSTDPAHSLSDTLDTEIPSDPTKIREEIPLYAVEIDPENAFGDNPLGVEDSLGPLSELLGDDMADPFGAAMPGTDEAAAMRLLLQYLDDERFDRVVIDTAPTGHTLRLLELPDVMESMIGRLIAFREKMSGMMGSVSGMFGGDDEQMEEEIGDMRELSRRIERLRAVLQDPTKTDFRVVLVPEELSVMESERLLTQLAEFGIPVGTIVVNRVMEDLADVADVDADWFVSPDLEHCEFCKRRWDVQQKALQRSQELFRGHDVKRVPLFADEVRGEEFLKVVAACLD; the protein is encoded by the coding sequence ATGACTGATATCGACGTCGAGCCCGTCGAGCAGATCGACGACGAGGCCGTCCCCGTAGGTGTCGAGGCTCCCGACTACGTCCTCTACGGTGGCAAAGGCGGCGTCGGAAAGACGACCATGGCCGCTGCGACTGGCCTGGCGAGTGCGCGTGACGGGACCGCGACGCTCGTCGTCTCGACCGACCCAGCCCACTCCCTCTCGGACACGCTTGATACCGAGATTCCGAGCGATCCCACCAAGATTCGCGAGGAAATACCCCTGTATGCCGTCGAGATCGACCCAGAGAACGCCTTCGGCGACAATCCCCTGGGCGTCGAGGACAGTCTCGGCCCCCTCTCCGAACTGCTGGGCGACGACATGGCCGACCCGTTTGGCGCGGCGATGCCTGGGACCGACGAGGCCGCGGCCATGCGCCTCCTGTTGCAGTATCTCGACGACGAGCGCTTCGATCGCGTGGTGATCGACACCGCCCCGACGGGCCACACCCTCCGGCTGCTCGAACTCCCGGACGTGATGGAGTCGATGATCGGTCGGCTGATCGCCTTCCGCGAGAAGATGAGCGGCATGATGGGCTCTGTCTCCGGGATGTTCGGCGGCGACGACGAACAGATGGAGGAAGAGATCGGCGACATGCGCGAACTCAGCCGCCGGATCGAGCGTCTCCGCGCAGTGTTGCAGGATCCGACGAAGACCGACTTCCGTGTCGTGCTCGTCCCGGAGGAACTCAGCGTCATGGAGTCCGAGCGACTGCTCACACAGTTAGCGGAGTTCGGCATTCCCGTGGGGACGATCGTCGTCAATCGCGTGATGGAAGATCTCGCGGACGTCGCCGACGTCGACGCCGACTGGTTCGTCTCCCCCGACCTCGAACACTGTGAGTTCTGCAAGCGCCGGTGGGACGTCCAGCAGAAAGCCCTCCAGCGCTCTCAGGAACTATTCAGAGGCCACGACGTCAAGCGCGTCCCGCTCTTTGCCGACGAGGTTCGCGGCGAGGAATTTCTGAAGGTCGTCGCGGCCTGTCTGGACTAA
- a CDS encoding glycerate kinase type-2 family protein, with protein MIHDRDSLATTPAHDLALSCLEAGIRAAQPDRIVAEQISVDEGVLHVADGRYDLAEYDEIVLLGGGKAADVVARALEDVLDDRIDRGLVVTSDPVETETVEVVEGDHPVPDEQAREGARQIIDRAREQDERVLLLVPITGGGSALLPLPAGDLRLADLQSITEALVESGAAIEEINAVRKHLSAIKGGGLARAAAPATVVGLVFSDVVGDDPGVVASGPTASDETTYEDALAVLDHYDVDAPGTVIGHLEAGVAGEHDETPEAELDHVDNYVLANAWTALSAARDVVAVSEYDPLVLSSRIRGESTEAALSQVAIAEECRDTGNPIEPPAVLLSGGETTVTVLGNGDGGPNLEFALRAGIEGVENVVCASVDTDGADGGTNAAGALVDGQTVSNPMAARVALVENDAQPFLDKRDALIETGPTGTNVNDLRVFVIDEPES; from the coding sequence ATGATTCACGATCGCGACTCGCTGGCGACGACGCCCGCCCACGACCTCGCGCTCTCGTGTCTCGAAGCCGGTATCAGGGCCGCCCAGCCCGATCGGATCGTGGCCGAACAGATCAGCGTCGACGAGGGTGTCCTCCATGTCGCCGACGGGCGCTACGACCTCGCAGAGTACGACGAAATCGTCCTGCTGGGCGGTGGGAAAGCCGCAGACGTAGTCGCGCGGGCGCTCGAAGACGTGCTCGACGACCGGATCGACCGCGGACTCGTCGTCACGAGCGACCCCGTCGAGACGGAGACGGTCGAGGTCGTCGAGGGCGACCACCCGGTGCCGGACGAGCAGGCACGCGAGGGGGCTCGCCAGATCATCGACCGTGCGCGCGAGCAGGACGAGCGAGTCCTCTTGCTCGTCCCGATCACCGGCGGCGGCAGCGCTCTCCTCCCGTTGCCTGCGGGCGATCTCAGACTTGCGGATCTCCAGTCGATCACCGAGGCGCTCGTCGAAAGTGGTGCGGCCATCGAGGAGATCAACGCCGTCCGCAAGCACCTCTCGGCGATCAAAGGCGGCGGCCTCGCGCGGGCGGCCGCGCCAGCGACCGTCGTCGGACTGGTCTTCTCCGACGTGGTCGGTGACGACCCCGGCGTCGTCGCTTCCGGGCCGACCGCGTCGGACGAGACGACCTACGAGGACGCCCTCGCGGTGCTCGATCACTACGACGTCGACGCCCCCGGAACCGTGATCGGCCACCTCGAAGCGGGTGTCGCGGGCGAACACGACGAGACGCCCGAAGCGGAACTGGATCACGTCGACAACTACGTGCTCGCGAACGCCTGGACCGCACTCTCGGCCGCACGCGATGTCGTGGCCGTGAGCGAGTACGACCCACTCGTCCTCTCCTCTCGGATCAGAGGGGAGTCCACCGAAGCGGCACTCAGTCAGGTCGCCATCGCCGAGGAGTGTCGCGATACCGGGAATCCGATCGAGCCGCCCGCAGTACTCCTCTCGGGTGGTGAGACGACTGTTACGGTGCTGGGCAACGGCGACGGCGGACCGAATCTCGAATTCGCGCTCCGGGCGGGGATCGAGGGTGTCGAGAACGTCGTCTGTGCCAGCGTCGATACCGACGGCGCGGACGGCGGAACGAACGCGGCGGGTGCGCTCGTCGATGGACAGACAGTTTCGAATCCCATGGCCGCGCGTGTCGCACTCGTCGAGAACGACGCCCAGCCGTTCCTCGACAAGCGTGACGCGCTGATCGAGACGGGCCCGACGGGGACGAACGTCAACGATCTGCGGGTGTTCGTGATCGACGAGCCGGAGTCTTAG
- a CDS encoding SDR family oxidoreductase: MEKTVLITGCSSGIGRATAEDFLDDEWTVYATARDANDLAELADIGCRTAELDVTNAREIERVVERIIDEQGRLDVLVNNAGTVQFGPVEDVPTDAVHDQFDVNVYGPHRLIREVLPHMRERERGRIINVSSAVGLLSTPGEGVYSSSKFALEGMSDALRNEVDQYGIDVVLVEPGPVATEFESRVAASKARLDRSGAYDSIYDVQEEREDIEASDTFGMPPAAVAAVITDAAVVSDPDPRYPVGRIAKVCALARHLPSRWRDRVWALLRRVTSLR, encoded by the coding sequence ATGGAGAAGACGGTACTGATCACGGGCTGTAGCTCCGGGATCGGACGCGCGACCGCCGAGGATTTTCTGGACGACGAGTGGACCGTCTACGCGACGGCCCGCGACGCGAATGACCTCGCAGAACTGGCCGATATCGGGTGTCGGACGGCCGAGCTGGACGTCACGAACGCCCGGGAAATCGAGCGTGTCGTCGAGCGAATCATCGACGAGCAGGGCCGGCTCGACGTGCTGGTCAACAACGCTGGAACCGTGCAGTTCGGTCCCGTCGAGGACGTCCCGACTGACGCTGTCCACGACCAGTTCGACGTCAACGTCTACGGCCCGCATCGTCTCATCAGGGAGGTCCTGCCGCACATGCGCGAGCGCGAACGAGGCCGGATAATCAACGTCTCAAGTGCTGTGGGCCTGCTCTCGACGCCCGGTGAGGGGGTCTACAGCAGTTCGAAGTTCGCGCTCGAAGGTATGAGCGACGCCCTCCGCAACGAGGTCGATCAGTACGGCATCGACGTGGTGCTCGTCGAACCCGGCCCGGTTGCGACCGAGTTCGAATCCCGGGTCGCGGCGTCGAAAGCCCGGCTCGATCGATCGGGGGCCTACGATTCGATCTACGACGTACAGGAAGAGCGCGAGGACATCGAGGCCAGCGACACATTCGGTATGCCGCCGGCGGCCGTCGCGGCGGTCATCACCGACGCGGCCGTCGTGAGCGATCCTGACCCACGCTATCCCGTCGGCCGGATCGCGAAAGTCTGTGCGCTCGCCCGCCATCTCCCGAGTCGCTGGCGCGATCGTGTCTGGGCGCTGCTCCGGCGCGTCACTTCGCTGCGATGA